The nucleotide window TAGATAATGACATTACTTCAACTACAAATGAATGCAAATAGAAATGTAAATGACACTGAAGGGGATCATGACGGTGGCTGGGGCCTCACGAAGCTTATTACACAGTTGTTTAATTTTTCTACATGGTAATGGTATCCATATTACCTGTTGCAAATCATGAAAAATTAATGACAACATTAAGTTAATGCATTCATTCAGTAGCCAGCTCTTCTCCTAATTAATACAATTCCGTGTCCTTATTCCACAGTCCACATTCCATATTCACGATCAGGCTTGTGAATTCATGTGTGATGTCATAAGATATTTCTCTGACAGGTGGTGGGTGGCAAGGAATCATTTACAGATCCTGTATTTTAATGGGGCAGGTTTCCGTGTTAGGCGAAGTCACGCTTATGTTCGACCCGTTTTATCGCTTGTGAAATAGGAACGGAGGTACAATAAATTAGCATATCGCTCCGGTAGGTGGCAGTGAACGTTCTCAGGTAGCCCGTGTGAGGGAGCGCAACCCACATCTAGATAAGAGCTCTCTCCCATGCTGCTCAGCGTAACGCCAGCgcaaagtgtgtggttgtgagcCGCGCTTTCTGTCAGAGTGCGTGTCAAGCGTGTCAGAGTTGGAGAAGGGAAAGTGCCTGACGCCCCGAACAACCCAGGAGCTGGGGAAACGCTTGGTCGTTGGCGACCACGGGAAGCGGAGAATCCGGACGCGCACACAAGAAGTACCGAAGGATCTGGGcaggaaaagtggaaagaaatcTTCTTTTTCGGACTTTTGAGCAATGCGCTGGCAGCATGGCCAAATGGTTCAAGGAACACCTAGGATTCAAAACCACCAAAGCACCACCTCCGGCTCCTCCGAAACCGGACTACAGACACTGCCACGCCACAGTGCCCGGTACGCCTGGCTACCTCCAAACGAGCTCCGGTGCCTCAACGCACTATCCGAGCCCCGCGCAACCGGACATTCTCGCTGCCTACAAACTACAGAAGGAACTGGACTTCGAGGACCCGTACACTGGAGGCGGAAATCTCGCGTTTCAAACTGGTCCGGGCTCTGGTGGGTCGCCGGACATTAAGTACGTGTCACCGAAGCACCGACTCATAAAGGTGGAAACGGTGGAAAAAAACAGCTGCTCGTCGGTCAGCAGCGTTTCGCCAGCCCCGACAGGGAGCGTCTCTGTCGGTAGCGTCAaatcccccacctccccacctccCGCACATGACGGCAAGCAAGAAAAGGTAAGGGGTTTTCCAAGTGAACAGGTAGAGAGTGCCGCGGAACATCCCTACACATTCAGCGCACTAATGGTCTTTGTCTATAAAGTACTTCTTCGGACAGGCTACTCAAGACTTTTGAGTTGAAGTACTGCCTGTACGAACAGTTCCGACCGATTTTGCTTGACCAAAATGACAGAAATTACAGTCTTCACAGTTCAATAACGAGTGTTTATTGTTGTGCCAACAACAGAGTTGCCAGGGATTAGTGCATTTAAAGGTTGTCGTTCCGATGTTAGGTTAATTCTTGCTTATGTTATAGTCTAAAACCTGCCAAACAAGTTGCTTCCCATATTCCTCAATAGTAGAGTTCCTCACCGTCAGTCAGCTAGCTACAATGTAACAATATACATTCCATAGTTGACTACAGACATTGTcacgttttttttctctctctctcttggcagATGAATTTTTGCGCAACACTGCGCCGTGCACGTAGCCTACGGGCTCCAATGCACCGTGTGACCGCGCGTCCTATGCACATTCTACAGCACTTAAGGCTCAACTTATCTAGTAA belongs to Alosa sapidissima isolate fAloSap1 chromosome 20, fAloSap1.pri, whole genome shotgun sequence and includes:
- the zgc:158464 gene encoding SH2 domain-containing adapter protein F isoform X2, translating into MAKWFKEHLGFKTTKAPPPAPPKPDYRHCHATVPGTPGYLQTSSGASTHYPSPAQPDILAAYKLQKELDFEDPYTGGGNLAFQTGPGSGGSPDIKYVSPKHRLIKVETVEKNSCSSVSSVSPAPTGSVSVGSVKSPTSPPPAHDGKQEKVMIVEDYADPFDAEQVGGTPAVVTAAEKVTENDGYMEPYEAQKMMAEIRRGTKEGSMRQLPLYDTPYEPTENGGDSDPEPTRCPRESRLPQDDERPPEEYDQPWEWKKERISKAFAALTVSSCGFSLSLHLERLSLSSSSQS